The following proteins are co-located in the Megalobrama amblycephala isolate DHTTF-2021 linkage group LG12, ASM1881202v1, whole genome shotgun sequence genome:
- the zgc:112962 gene encoding proteoglycan 4 isoform X1: MASEGDFGLPQKSQPQTRMSENEKETQNVLHSEPESMKEVDKENDNNKPVKSEGAVDSSGNSAPKKEEKTQPRNDPQSEPKPETTEKVDEGNISKLEKTGEKTQPRNDPQSEPKPETTNKVDEGNISKLEKTGEKTQPRNDPQSEPKPETTEKVDEEKTQLRNDPQSEPKPETTEKVDEGNISKLEKTGAVDSSGNSAPKKEEKTQPRNDPQSEPKPETTEKVDEGNISKLEKTGEKTQPRNDPQSEPKPETTEKVDEGNISKLEKTGAVDSSGNSAPKKEEKTQPRNDPQSEPKPETTEKVDEEKTQPRNDPQSEPKPETTEKVDEGNISKLEKTGAVDSSGNSAPKKEEKTQPRNDPQSEPKPETTNKVDEEKTQLRNDPQSEPKPETTNKVDEGNISKLEKTGEKTQPRNDPQSEPKPETTNKVDEGNISKLEKTGAVDSSGNSAPKKEEKTQPRNDPQSEPKPETTNKVDEGNISKLEKTGAVDSSGNSAPKKEEKTQPRNDPQSEPKPETTNKVDEGNISKLEKTGEKTQLRNDPQSEPKPETTNKVDEEKTQPRNDPQSEPKPETTEKVDEGNISKLEKTGEKTQPRNDPQSEPKPETTNKVDEGNISKLEKTGAVDSSGNSAPKKEEKTQPRNDPQSEPKPETTEKVDEEKTQPRNDPQSEPKPETTEKVDEDVGLSGDSSPDVGTKKEDEQLQHTATSELPQERQPQIRVGGNEKLLLIGVAVLLAAIFYAIFFHPKSTPPVPNEFNVVDVFNQEMEKLKTSFPNQRPELWRRSQIHLRRHLKTERPTEPVSLILTSGHRAERTLGCLARCLAQAFSTARNSSVLNINGKSKASQDSDQVKLDIDSELRKAFDGKTFAAVIHRFEELPPGSTLIFYRYCDHENAAYKNVFLAFTVMLDAEVEVPSDVGLGRVEEMVQEHVKQKFVSSDKLATFNEMDVDKLSGLWSRISHLILPVAAEETIEQQGCGDCDKSF, from the exons ATGGCAAGCGAAGGCGACTTtg GACTTCCACAAAAAAGCCAACCACAGACCAGAATGTCAGAGAATGAGA AGGAGACACAGAACGTCCTTCACTCTGAACCTGAATCTATGAAAGAAGTAGATAAAGagaatgataataataaacctgTGAAGAGTGAAGGAG CTGTTGACTCGTCTGGTAATTCTGCACCTAAAAAGGAAG AAAAGACTCAGCCCAGGAACGATCCACAATCTGAACCTAAACCTGAAACTACAGAAAAAGTGGATGAAGGTAACATCAGTAAACTTGAGAAGACAGGAG AGAAGACTCAGCCCAGGAACGATCCACAATCTGAACCTAAACCTGAAACTACAAATAAAGTGGATGAAGGTAACATCAGTAAACTTGAGAAGACAggag AGAAGACTCAGCCCAGGAACGATCCACAATCTGAACCTAAACCTGAAACTACAGAAAAAGTGGATGAAG AGAAGACTCAGCTCAGGAACGATCCACAATCTGAACCTAAACCTGAAACTACAGAAAAAGTGGATGAAGGTAACATCAGTAAACTTGAGAAGACAGGAG CTGTTGACTCGTCTGGTAATTCTGCACCTAAAAAGGAAG AGAAGACTCAGCCCAGGAACGATCCACAATCTGAACCGAAACCTGAAACTACAGAAAAAGTGGATGAAGGTAACATCAGTAAACTTGAGAAGACAGGAG AGAAGACTCAGCCCAGGAACGATCCACAATCTGAACCGAAACCTGAAACTACAGAAAAAGTGGATGAAGGTAACATCAGTAAACTTGAGAAGACAGGAG CTGTTGACTCGTCTGGTAATTCTGCACCTAAAAAGGAAG AGAAGACTCAGCCCAGGAACGATCCACAATCTGAACCTAAACCTGAAACTACAGAAAAAGTGGATGAAG AGAAGACTCAGCCCAGGAACGATCCACAATCTGAACCGAAACCTGAAACTACAGAAAAAGTGGATGAAGGTAACATCAGTAAACTTGAGAAGACAGGAG CTGTTGACTCGTCTGGTAATTCTGCACCTAAAAAGGAAG AGAAGACTCAGCCCAGGAACGATCCACAATCTGAACCTAAACCTGAAACTACAAATAAAGTGGATGAAG AGAAGACTCAGCTCAGGAACGATCCACAATCTGAACCTAAACCTGAAACTACAAATAAAGTGGATGAAGGTAACATCAGTAAACTTGAGAAGAcaggag AGAAGACTCAGCCCAGGAACGATCCACAATCTGAACCTAAACCTGAAACTACAAATAAAGTGGATGAAGGTAACATCAGTAAACTTGAGAAGACAGGAG CTGTTGACTCGTCTGGTAATTCTGCACCTAAAAAGGAAG AGAAGACTCAGCCCAGGAACGATCCACAATCTGAACCTAAACCTGAAACTACAAATAAAGTGGATGAAGGTAACATCAGTAAACTTGAGAAGAcaggag CTGTTGACTCGTCTGGTAATTCTGCACCTAAAAAGGAAG AGAAGACTCAGCCCAGGAACGATCCACAATCTGAACCTAAACCTGAAACTACAAATAAAGTGGATGAAGGTAACATCAGTAAACTTGAGAAGAcaggag AGAAGACTCAGCTCAGGAACGATCCACAATCTGAACCTAAACCTGAAACTACAAATAAAGTGGATGAAG AGAAGACTCAGCCCAGGAACGATCCACAATCTGAACCGAAACCTGAAACTACAGAAAAAGTGGATGAAGGTAACATCAGTAAACTTGAGAAGACAggag AGAAGACTCAGCCCAGGAACGATCCACAATCTGAACCTAAACCTGAAACTACAAATAAAGTGGATGAAGGTAACATCAGTAAACTTGAGAAGACAGGAG CTGTTGACTCGTCTGGTAATTCTGCACCTAAAAAGGAAG AGAAGACTCAGCCCAGGAACGATCCACAATCTGAACCTAAACCTGAAACTACAGAAAAAGTGGATGAAG AGAAGACTCAGCCCAGGAACGATCCACAATCTGAACCTAAACCTGAAACTACAGAAAAAGTGGATGAAG ATGTTGGCTTGTCTGGTGATTCTTCTCCAGATGTTGGAACTAAAAAAGAGGATG AGCAACTACAACATACCGCCACTTCTGAACTTCCACAAGAAAGACAACCACAGATCAGAGTGGGAGGGAATGAGA AACTGTTATTGATTGGTGTTGCTGTCCTACTTGCAGCTATCttttatgctattttttttCATCCTAAATCAACTCCACCTGTACCAAATGAGTTTAATGTGGTGGATGTGTTCAATCAGGAAATGGAAAAACTTAAGACTAGCTTTCCAAATCAGCGGCCAGAACTCTGGAGGAGGAGTCAGATTCATCTCAGACGCCACCTGAAAACTGAGCGTCCCACAGAACCTGTCAGCCTTATTCTTACGTCTGGTCACAGGGCTGAAAGGACACTTGGTTGTTTGGCTCGATGCTTGGCTCAAGCTTTTTCCACTGCCCGTAACTCTTCAGTTCTAAACATCAATGGAAAAAGTAAAGCATCACAAGACAGTGATCAGGTCAAGCTGGACATTGATAGTGAGTTGAGAAAAGCCTTTGATGGTAAAACATTTGCTGCAGTAATCCACCGATTTGAGGAGCTCCCTCCTGGATCCACTCTCATCTTTTACCGTTACTGTGACCATGAGAATGCGGCTTATAAGAACGTCTTCCTGGCCTTTACTGTAATGCTTGATGCAGAAGTGGAAGTGCCATCCGATGTCGGTCTAGGGAGAGTTGAGGAGATGGTTCAAGAGCACGTAAAACAGAAGTTTGTCTCCTCAGACAAGTTAGCTACGTTTAATGAAATGGATGTGGACAAACTGAGTGGACTGTGGAGCAGAATTTCACATCTCATCTTGCCAGTGGCTGCAGAAGAGACAATTGAACAACAGGGCTGTGGGGACTGTGACAAATCATTTTGA
- the zgc:112962 gene encoding torsin-1A-interacting protein 1 isoform X38 produces the protein MASEGDFGLPQKSQPQTRMSENEKETQNVLHSEPESMKEVDKENDNNKPVKSEGAVDSSGNSAPKKEEKTQPRNDPQSEPKPETTEKVDEGNISKLEKTGEKTQPRNDPQSEPKPETTNKVDEGNISKLEKTGEKTQPRNDPQSEPKPETTEKVDEEKTQLRNDPQSEPKPETTEKVDEGNISKLEKTGAVDSSGNSAPKKEEKTQPRNDPQSEPKPETTEKVDEGNISKLEKTGEKTQPRNDPQSEPKPETTEKVDEGNISKLEKTGAVDSSGNSAPKKEEKTQPRNDPQSEPKPETTEKVDEEKTQPRNDPQSEPKPETTEKVDEGNISKLEKTGAVDSSGNSAPKKEEKTQPRNDPQSEPKPETTNKVDEEKTQLRNDPQSEPKPETTNKVDEGNISKLEKTGEKTQPRNDPQSEPKPETTNKVDEGNISKLEKTGAVDSSGNSAPKKEEKTQPRNDPQSEPKPETTNKVDEGNISKLEKTGAVDSSGNSAPKKEEKTQPRNDPQSEPKPETTNKVDEEKTQPRNDPQSEPKPETTEKVDEGNISKLEKTGEKTQPRNDPQSEPKPETTNKVDEGNISKLEKTGAVDSSGNSAPKKEEKTQPRNDPQSEPKPETTEKVDEEKTQPRNDPQSEPKPETTEKVDEDVGLSGDSSPDVGTKKEDEQLQHTATSELPQERQPQIRVGGNEKLLLIGVAVLLAAIFYAIFFHPKSTPPVPNEFNVVDVFNQEMEKLKTSFPNQRPELWRRSQIHLRRHLKTERPTEPVSLILTSGHRAERTLGCLARCLAQAFSTARNSSVLNINGKSKASQDSDQVKLDIDSELRKAFDGKTFAAVIHRFEELPPGSTLIFYRYCDHENAAYKNVFLAFTVMLDAEVEVPSDVGLGRVEEMVQEHVKQKFVSSDKLATFNEMDVDKLSGLWSRISHLILPVAAEETIEQQGCGDCDKSF, from the exons ATGGCAAGCGAAGGCGACTTtg GACTTCCACAAAAAAGCCAACCACAGACCAGAATGTCAGAGAATGAGA AGGAGACACAGAACGTCCTTCACTCTGAACCTGAATCTATGAAAGAAGTAGATAAAGagaatgataataataaacctgTGAAGAGTGAAGGAG CTGTTGACTCGTCTGGTAATTCTGCACCTAAAAAGGAAG AAAAGACTCAGCCCAGGAACGATCCACAATCTGAACCTAAACCTGAAACTACAGAAAAAGTGGATGAAGGTAACATCAGTAAACTTGAGAAGACAGGAG AGAAGACTCAGCCCAGGAACGATCCACAATCTGAACCTAAACCTGAAACTACAAATAAAGTGGATGAAGGTAACATCAGTAAACTTGAGAAGACAggag AGAAGACTCAGCCCAGGAACGATCCACAATCTGAACCTAAACCTGAAACTACAGAAAAAGTGGATGAAG AGAAGACTCAGCTCAGGAACGATCCACAATCTGAACCTAAACCTGAAACTACAGAAAAAGTGGATGAAGGTAACATCAGTAAACTTGAGAAGACAGGAG CTGTTGACTCGTCTGGTAATTCTGCACCTAAAAAGGAAG AGAAGACTCAGCCCAGGAACGATCCACAATCTGAACCGAAACCTGAAACTACAGAAAAAGTGGATGAAGGTAACATCAGTAAACTTGAGAAGACAGGAG AGAAGACTCAGCCCAGGAACGATCCACAATCTGAACCGAAACCTGAAACTACAGAAAAAGTGGATGAAGGTAACATCAGTAAACTTGAGAAGACAGGAG CTGTTGACTCGTCTGGTAATTCTGCACCTAAAAAGGAAG AGAAGACTCAGCCCAGGAACGATCCACAATCTGAACCTAAACCTGAAACTACAGAAAAAGTGGATGAAG AGAAGACTCAGCCCAGGAACGATCCACAATCTGAACCGAAACCTGAAACTACAGAAAAAGTGGATGAAGGTAACATCAGTAAACTTGAGAAGACAGGAG CTGTTGACTCGTCTGGTAATTCTGCACCTAAAAAGGAAG AGAAGACTCAGCCCAGGAACGATCCACAATCTGAACCTAAACCTGAAACTACAAATAAAGTGGATGAAG AGAAGACTCAGCTCAGGAACGATCCACAATCTGAACCTAAACCTGAAACTACAAATAAAGTGGATGAAGGTAACATCAGTAAACTTGAGAAGAcaggag AGAAGACTCAGCCCAGGAACGATCCACAATCTGAACCTAAACCTGAAACTACAAATAAAGTGGATGAAGGTAACATCAGTAAACTTGAGAAGACAGGAG CTGTTGACTCGTCTGGTAATTCTGCACCTAAAAAGGAAG AGAAGACTCAGCCCAGGAACGATCCACAATCTGAACCTAAACCTGAAACTACAAATAAAGTGGATGAAGGTAACATCAGTAAACTTGAGAAGAcaggag CTGTTGACTCGTCTGGTAATTCTGCACCTAAAAAGGAAG AGAAGACTCAGCCCAGGAACGATCCACAATCTGAACCTAAACCTGAAACTACAAATAAAGTGGATGAAG AGAAGACTCAGCCCAGGAACGATCCACAATCTGAACCGAAACCTGAAACTACAGAAAAAGTGGATGAAGGTAACATCAGTAAACTTGAGAAGACAggag AGAAGACTCAGCCCAGGAACGATCCACAATCTGAACCTAAACCTGAAACTACAAATAAAGTGGATGAAGGTAACATCAGTAAACTTGAGAAGACAGGAG CTGTTGACTCGTCTGGTAATTCTGCACCTAAAAAGGAAG AGAAGACTCAGCCCAGGAACGATCCACAATCTGAACCTAAACCTGAAACTACAGAAAAAGTGGATGAAG AGAAGACTCAGCCCAGGAACGATCCACAATCTGAACCTAAACCTGAAACTACAGAAAAAGTGGATGAAG ATGTTGGCTTGTCTGGTGATTCTTCTCCAGATGTTGGAACTAAAAAAGAGGATG AGCAACTACAACATACCGCCACTTCTGAACTTCCACAAGAAAGACAACCACAGATCAGAGTGGGAGGGAATGAGA AACTGTTATTGATTGGTGTTGCTGTCCTACTTGCAGCTATCttttatgctattttttttCATCCTAAATCAACTCCACCTGTACCAAATGAGTTTAATGTGGTGGATGTGTTCAATCAGGAAATGGAAAAACTTAAGACTAGCTTTCCAAATCAGCGGCCAGAACTCTGGAGGAGGAGTCAGATTCATCTCAGACGCCACCTGAAAACTGAGCGTCCCACAGAACCTGTCAGCCTTATTCTTACGTCTGGTCACAGGGCTGAAAGGACACTTGGTTGTTTGGCTCGATGCTTGGCTCAAGCTTTTTCCACTGCCCGTAACTCTTCAGTTCTAAACATCAATGGAAAAAGTAAAGCATCACAAGACAGTGATCAGGTCAAGCTGGACATTGATAGTGAGTTGAGAAAAGCCTTTGATGGTAAAACATTTGCTGCAGTAATCCACCGATTTGAGGAGCTCCCTCCTGGATCCACTCTCATCTTTTACCGTTACTGTGACCATGAGAATGCGGCTTATAAGAACGTCTTCCTGGCCTTTACTGTAATGCTTGATGCAGAAGTGGAAGTGCCATCCGATGTCGGTCTAGGGAGAGTTGAGGAGATGGTTCAAGAGCACGTAAAACAGAAGTTTGTCTCCTCAGACAAGTTAGCTACGTTTAATGAAATGGATGTGGACAAACTGAGTGGACTGTGGAGCAGAATTTCACATCTCATCTTGCCAGTGGCTGCAGAAGAGACAATTGAACAACAGGGCTGTGGGGACTGTGACAAATCATTTTGA
- the zgc:112962 gene encoding torsin-1A-interacting protein 1 isoform X48: MASEGDFGLPQKSQPQTRMSENEKETQNVLHSEPESMKEVDKENDNNKPVKSEGAVDSSGNSAPKKEEKTQPRNDPQSEPKPETTEKVDEGNISKLEKTGEKTQPRNDPQSEPKPETTNKVDEGNISKLEKTGEKTQPRNDPQSEPKPETTEKVDEEKTQLRNDPQSEPKPETTEKVDEGNISKLEKTGAVDSSGNSAPKKEEKTQPRNDPQSEPKPETTEKVDEGNISKLEKTGEKTQPRNDPQSEPKPETTEKVDEGNISKLEKTGAVDSSGNSAPKKEEKTQPRNDPQSEPKPETTEKVDEEKTQPRNDPQSEPKPETTEKVDEGNISKLEKTGAVDSSGNSAPKKEEKTQPRNDPQSEPKPETTNKVDEEKTQLRNDPQSEPKPETTNKVDEGNISKLEKTGEKTQPRNDPQSEPKPETTNKVDEGNISKLEKTGAVDSSGNSAPKKEEKTQPRNDPQSEPKPETTNKVDEGNISKLEKTGAVDSSGNSAPKKEEKTQPRNDPQSEPKPETTNKVDEEKTQLRNDPQSEPKPETTNKVDEEKTQPRNDPQSEPKPETTNKVDEGNISKLEKTGAVDSSGNSAPKKEEKTQPRNDPQSEPKPETTEKVDEEKTQPRNDPQSEPKPETTEKVDEDVGLSGDSSPDVGTKKEDEQLQHTATSELPQERQPQIRVGGNEKLLLIGVAVLLAAIFYAIFFHPKSTPPVPNEFNVVDVFNQEMEKLKTSFPNQRPELWRRSQIHLRRHLKTERPTEPVSLILTSGHRAERTLGCLARCLAQAFSTARNSSVLNINGKSKASQDSDQVKLDIDSELRKAFDGKTFAAVIHRFEELPPGSTLIFYRYCDHENAAYKNVFLAFTVMLDAEVEVPSDVGLGRVEEMVQEHVKQKFVSSDKLATFNEMDVDKLSGLWSRISHLILPVAAEETIEQQGCGDCDKSF, from the exons ATGGCAAGCGAAGGCGACTTtg GACTTCCACAAAAAAGCCAACCACAGACCAGAATGTCAGAGAATGAGA AGGAGACACAGAACGTCCTTCACTCTGAACCTGAATCTATGAAAGAAGTAGATAAAGagaatgataataataaacctgTGAAGAGTGAAGGAG CTGTTGACTCGTCTGGTAATTCTGCACCTAAAAAGGAAG AAAAGACTCAGCCCAGGAACGATCCACAATCTGAACCTAAACCTGAAACTACAGAAAAAGTGGATGAAGGTAACATCAGTAAACTTGAGAAGACAGGAG AGAAGACTCAGCCCAGGAACGATCCACAATCTGAACCTAAACCTGAAACTACAAATAAAGTGGATGAAGGTAACATCAGTAAACTTGAGAAGACAggag AGAAGACTCAGCCCAGGAACGATCCACAATCTGAACCTAAACCTGAAACTACAGAAAAAGTGGATGAAG AGAAGACTCAGCTCAGGAACGATCCACAATCTGAACCTAAACCTGAAACTACAGAAAAAGTGGATGAAGGTAACATCAGTAAACTTGAGAAGACAGGAG CTGTTGACTCGTCTGGTAATTCTGCACCTAAAAAGGAAG AGAAGACTCAGCCCAGGAACGATCCACAATCTGAACCGAAACCTGAAACTACAGAAAAAGTGGATGAAGGTAACATCAGTAAACTTGAGAAGACAGGAG AGAAGACTCAGCCCAGGAACGATCCACAATCTGAACCGAAACCTGAAACTACAGAAAAAGTGGATGAAGGTAACATCAGTAAACTTGAGAAGACAGGAG CTGTTGACTCGTCTGGTAATTCTGCACCTAAAAAGGAAG AGAAGACTCAGCCCAGGAACGATCCACAATCTGAACCTAAACCTGAAACTACAGAAAAAGTGGATGAAG AGAAGACTCAGCCCAGGAACGATCCACAATCTGAACCGAAACCTGAAACTACAGAAAAAGTGGATGAAGGTAACATCAGTAAACTTGAGAAGACAGGAG CTGTTGACTCGTCTGGTAATTCTGCACCTAAAAAGGAAG AGAAGACTCAGCCCAGGAACGATCCACAATCTGAACCTAAACCTGAAACTACAAATAAAGTGGATGAAG AGAAGACTCAGCTCAGGAACGATCCACAATCTGAACCTAAACCTGAAACTACAAATAAAGTGGATGAAGGTAACATCAGTAAACTTGAGAAGAcaggag AGAAGACTCAGCCCAGGAACGATCCACAATCTGAACCTAAACCTGAAACTACAAATAAAGTGGATGAAGGTAACATCAGTAAACTTGAGAAGACAGGAG CTGTTGACTCGTCTGGTAATTCTGCACCTAAAAAGGAAG AGAAGACTCAGCCCAGGAACGATCCACAATCTGAACCTAAACCTGAAACTACAAATAAAGTGGATGAAGGTAACATCAGTAAACTTGAGAAGAcaggag CTGTTGACTCGTCTGGTAATTCTGCACCTAAAAAGGAAG AGAAGACTCAGCCCAGGAACGATCCACAATCTGAACCTAAACCTGAAACTACAAATAAAGTGGATGAAG AGAAGACTCAGCTCAGGAACGATCCACAATCTGAACCTAAACCTGAAACTACAAATAAAGTGGATGAAG AGAAGACTCAGCCCAGGAACGATCCACAATCTGAACCTAAACCTGAAACTACAAATAAAGTGGATGAAGGTAACATCAGTAAACTTGAGAAGACAGGAG CTGTTGACTCGTCTGGTAATTCTGCACCTAAAAAGGAAG AGAAGACTCAGCCCAGGAACGATCCACAATCTGAACCTAAACCTGAAACTACAGAAAAAGTGGATGAAG AGAAGACTCAGCCCAGGAACGATCCACAATCTGAACCTAAACCTGAAACTACAGAAAAAGTGGATGAAG ATGTTGGCTTGTCTGGTGATTCTTCTCCAGATGTTGGAACTAAAAAAGAGGATG AGCAACTACAACATACCGCCACTTCTGAACTTCCACAAGAAAGACAACCACAGATCAGAGTGGGAGGGAATGAGA AACTGTTATTGATTGGTGTTGCTGTCCTACTTGCAGCTATCttttatgctattttttttCATCCTAAATCAACTCCACCTGTACCAAATGAGTTTAATGTGGTGGATGTGTTCAATCAGGAAATGGAAAAACTTAAGACTAGCTTTCCAAATCAGCGGCCAGAACTCTGGAGGAGGAGTCAGATTCATCTCAGACGCCACCTGAAAACTGAGCGTCCCACAGAACCTGTCAGCCTTATTCTTACGTCTGGTCACAGGGCTGAAAGGACACTTGGTTGTTTGGCTCGATGCTTGGCTCAAGCTTTTTCCACTGCCCGTAACTCTTCAGTTCTAAACATCAATGGAAAAAGTAAAGCATCACAAGACAGTGATCAGGTCAAGCTGGACATTGATAGTGAGTTGAGAAAAGCCTTTGATGGTAAAACATTTGCTGCAGTAATCCACCGATTTGAGGAGCTCCCTCCTGGATCCACTCTCATCTTTTACCGTTACTGTGACCATGAGAATGCGGCTTATAAGAACGTCTTCCTGGCCTTTACTGTAATGCTTGATGCAGAAGTGGAAGTGCCATCCGATGTCGGTCTAGGGAGAGTTGAGGAGATGGTTCAAGAGCACGTAAAACAGAAGTTTGTCTCCTCAGACAAGTTAGCTACGTTTAATGAAATGGATGTGGACAAACTGAGTGGACTGTGGAGCAGAATTTCACATCTCATCTTGCCAGTGGCTGCAGAAGAGACAATTGAACAACAGGGCTGTGGGGACTGTGACAAATCATTTTGA